Proteins from a genomic interval of Spea bombifrons isolate aSpeBom1 chromosome 4, aSpeBom1.2.pri, whole genome shotgun sequence:
- the MEIG1 gene encoding meiosis expressed gene 1 protein homolog: MSEDFGAISSEMKPKSMTRAKQWSDEIENLYRFQTAGYRDELEYKHIKHVELVDRWPETGFVKKLQRKDNTFYYYNKQRECEEKEVHKVKVYAY; the protein is encoded by the exons ATGTCTGAAGATTTTGGAGCCATTTCTTCTGAAATGAAACCAAAGTCAATGACTCGTGCAAAGCAGTGGTCAGATGAGATTGAAAACCTCTACAGGTTTCAAACAGCCGGGTATCGAGATGAATTGGAATACAAACACATTAAACATGTAGAACTG GTGGATCGCTGGCCTGAGACTGGCTTTGTGAAAAAACTTCAAAGAAAAGATAATACTTTCTATTATTACAACAAGCAAAGGGAATGTGAAGAGAAAGAGGTCCATAAAGTTAAAGtttatgcatattaa
- the DCLRE1C gene encoding protein artemis isoform X1 — MSSFQGRMKEYPSISIDRFDKENLSARAYFLSHCHKDHMKGLRGPFLKRRLQCSLKVYLYCSPVTKELLLTSPRYAFWEKRIVAIEVDTPTQISLVDEVTGDKEEILVTLLPAGHCPGSVMFLFQGLNGTVLYTGDFRLAKGEVARMELLHSGNRVKDIDSIYLDTTFFEPKYFQIPSREECLIGILELVRSWIKKGPYHVVWLNCKAAYGYEYLFTNLSEEFGVKVHVNKLDMFKNMPEILCHITTDRRTQIHACRHPVNEDNLRGNWLPCGMVSGDGVPLRVIRIKPSTMWFGERTRNTNVIVRTGESSYRACFSFHSSYSEIKDFLNYIRPMNIYPNVIPVGKTRGFLEEVLRPFCRAFSDSSIVVYKPLGNLKRARHMEVLDTEDCDDDDLFDDSPLTSLRHKIARDCKWASDIKQSFCPTSLKESEVPKSPEEPSVNFAIKGNYVDCEESNGEEDDDDEEEQEANKDAKSTTTYESPVVSVKLCEKIEIHDTHLKQAAPKPADEYVPHWSTFFPNSGIRDVSDTDECISASAECKDLPSPKLFSDSDSDSTHISSVNSSQSTHISEQGSQGWDSQADTFLLSSQEKKATDLYTLKNYSCFIPSAAVCVKDVSQAKEVETSDHNNEGTNSTDCPLTAAVNKEKCYPHIHIEDNNAIVKTDSQSSSDFEIPSTPGAEQPKSEMLQYLYEQLATGEPIIPDKHE, encoded by the exons ATGAGCTCGTTTCAGGGTCGCATGAAAGAATACCCATCCATATCTATCGACAGGTTTGACAAGGAGAACCTGTCTGCTAGAGCCTATTTTCTGTCTCACTGCCACAAGG ATCACATGAAAGGACTGCGTGGTCCCTTTTTGAAGCGAAGACTGCAGTGCAG cTTGAAAGTTTACCTGTATTGTTCTCCTGTTACCAAGGAGTTACTTCTAACAAGTCCAAGATACGCATTTTGGGAAAAACGTATA GTCGCTATAGAGGTTGATACTCCGACTCAGATTTCTTTGGTTGATGAAGTTACGGGTGAT AAAGAAGAGATTTTGGTCACACTCCTACCTGCGGGTCACTGTCCAGGCTCtgtaat GTTTTTATTTCAAGGTTTAAACGGGACTGTTCTTTACACAGGGGACTTCAGGCTGGCAAAAGGGGAAGTGGCTCGCATGGAGCTATTACATTCAGGAAACAG aGTCAAGGACATTGACAGTATTTACTTGGATACAACATTTTTTGAGCCAAAATACTTCCAGATCCCCAGTCGG GAAGAATGTTTGATTGGGATTTTGGAGTTGGTGCGGAGCTGGATAAAAAAGGGCCCATATCATGTTGTTTGGCTTAACTGCAAAGCAGCTTATGgatatgaatatttatttacgAACCTCAGTGAAGAATTTGGAGTAAAG GTTCACGTGAATAAACTAGACATGTTTAAGAACATGCCGGAAATCCTCTGCCATATAACAACTGACCGTCGGACTCAGATTCACGCATGTCGACATCCAGTG AATGAAGACAATCTGCGAGGGAACTGGCTACCTTGTGGAATGGTGTCCGGTGATGGTGTCCCTCTTCGTGTCATTAGGATAAAACCATCTACCATGTGGTTTGGGGAGAGGACCAGGAACACTAATGTGATTGTAAG AACTGGAGAGAGTTCCTATCgtgcttgtttttctttccattcATCCTATAGTGAG ataAAAGATTTTCTAAATTACATCCGGCCAATGAACATATATCCAAATGTGATTCCTGTAGGAAAAACAAGAGGATTTCTAGAAGAAGT CTTAAGGCCATTTTGCAGAGCCTTTTCTGATAGTTCAATAGTGGTGTATAAACCACTGGGGAATCTGAAGCGAGCAAGACACATGGAGGTGCTGGATACAG aagactGTGACGATGATGATTTATTTGATGACTCCCCACTAACAAGCTTAAGGCACAAGATTGCCAGAGACTGTAAGTGGGCATCAGACATAAAGCAGAGCTTCTGTCCTACCAGTCTAAAAGAAAGTGAAGTACCCAAAAGCCCTGAAGAACCATCTGTTAATTTTGCAATAAAAGGAAACTATGTGGACTGTGAGGAATCAAATGGggaggaggatgatgatgatgaagaggaACAAGAAGCCAATAAAGATGCAAAATCCACAACCACTTATGAAAGCCCTGTTGTATCAGTGAAATTGTGTGAAAAGATTGAAATACATGATACTCATTTAAAACAGGCAGCTCCTAAACCAGCAGATGAATATGTGCCCCACTGGAGTACATTCTTTCCTAATTCTGGGATCAGAGATGTCTCGGACACAGATGAATGCATTTCAGCTTCTGCAGAATGCAAAGATTTGCCTTCCCCAAAACTCTTTAGTGATTCAGATTCTGATTCAACTCATATTTCTTCCGTAAACTCCTCCCAATCCACCCATATATCTGAACAGGGCAGTCAAGGATGGGATAGTCAAGCTGACACCTTTCTGCTCTCTTCTCAAGAAAAGAAGGCTACCGACTTGTACACGTTAAAGAACTATTCATGCTTTATACCAAGTGCTGCAGTGTGTGTCAAAGACGTTTCTCAAGCTAAGGAAGTGGAAACTAGTGATCATAACAATGAGGGAACGAACAGCACCGACTGCCCACTGACAGCTGctgtaaacaaagaaaaatgctaTCCACACATTCACATAGAAGACAATAATGCAATAGTGAAGACAGACTCCCAGAGTTCCTCTGACTTTGAAATCCCTTCTACACCCGGTGCTGAACAGCCC
- the DCLRE1C gene encoding protein artemis isoform X2: protein MSSFQGRMKEYPSISIDRFDKENLSARAYFLSHCHKDHMKGLRGPFLKRRLQCSLKVYLYCSPVTKELLLTSPRYAFWEKRIVAIEVDTPTQISLVDEVTGDKEEILVTLLPAGHCPGSVMFLFQGLNGTVLYTGDFRLAKGEVARMELLHSGNRVKDIDSIYLDTTFFEPKYFQIPSREECLIGILELVRSWIKKGPYHVVWLNCKAAYGYEYLFTNLSEEFGVKVHVNKLDMFKNMPEILCHITTDRRTQIHACRHPVNEDNLRGNWLPCGMVSGDGVPLRVIRIKPSTMWFGERTRNTNVIVRTGESSYRACFSFHSSYSEIKDFLNYIRPMNIYPNVIPVGKTRGFLEEVLRPFCRAFSDSSIVVYKPLGNLKRARHMEVLDTDCDDDDLFDDSPLTSLRHKIARDCKWASDIKQSFCPTSLKESEVPKSPEEPSVNFAIKGNYVDCEESNGEEDDDDEEEQEANKDAKSTTTYESPVVSVKLCEKIEIHDTHLKQAAPKPADEYVPHWSTFFPNSGIRDVSDTDECISASAECKDLPSPKLFSDSDSDSTHISSVNSSQSTHISEQGSQGWDSQADTFLLSSQEKKATDLYTLKNYSCFIPSAAVCVKDVSQAKEVETSDHNNEGTNSTDCPLTAAVNKEKCYPHIHIEDNNAIVKTDSQSSSDFEIPSTPGAEQPKSEMLQYLYEQLATGEPIIPDKHE, encoded by the exons ATGAGCTCGTTTCAGGGTCGCATGAAAGAATACCCATCCATATCTATCGACAGGTTTGACAAGGAGAACCTGTCTGCTAGAGCCTATTTTCTGTCTCACTGCCACAAGG ATCACATGAAAGGACTGCGTGGTCCCTTTTTGAAGCGAAGACTGCAGTGCAG cTTGAAAGTTTACCTGTATTGTTCTCCTGTTACCAAGGAGTTACTTCTAACAAGTCCAAGATACGCATTTTGGGAAAAACGTATA GTCGCTATAGAGGTTGATACTCCGACTCAGATTTCTTTGGTTGATGAAGTTACGGGTGAT AAAGAAGAGATTTTGGTCACACTCCTACCTGCGGGTCACTGTCCAGGCTCtgtaat GTTTTTATTTCAAGGTTTAAACGGGACTGTTCTTTACACAGGGGACTTCAGGCTGGCAAAAGGGGAAGTGGCTCGCATGGAGCTATTACATTCAGGAAACAG aGTCAAGGACATTGACAGTATTTACTTGGATACAACATTTTTTGAGCCAAAATACTTCCAGATCCCCAGTCGG GAAGAATGTTTGATTGGGATTTTGGAGTTGGTGCGGAGCTGGATAAAAAAGGGCCCATATCATGTTGTTTGGCTTAACTGCAAAGCAGCTTATGgatatgaatatttatttacgAACCTCAGTGAAGAATTTGGAGTAAAG GTTCACGTGAATAAACTAGACATGTTTAAGAACATGCCGGAAATCCTCTGCCATATAACAACTGACCGTCGGACTCAGATTCACGCATGTCGACATCCAGTG AATGAAGACAATCTGCGAGGGAACTGGCTACCTTGTGGAATGGTGTCCGGTGATGGTGTCCCTCTTCGTGTCATTAGGATAAAACCATCTACCATGTGGTTTGGGGAGAGGACCAGGAACACTAATGTGATTGTAAG AACTGGAGAGAGTTCCTATCgtgcttgtttttctttccattcATCCTATAGTGAG ataAAAGATTTTCTAAATTACATCCGGCCAATGAACATATATCCAAATGTGATTCCTGTAGGAAAAACAAGAGGATTTCTAGAAGAAGT CTTAAGGCCATTTTGCAGAGCCTTTTCTGATAGTTCAATAGTGGTGTATAAACCACTGGGGAATCTGAAGCGAGCAAGACACATGGAGGTGCTGGATACAG actGTGACGATGATGATTTATTTGATGACTCCCCACTAACAAGCTTAAGGCACAAGATTGCCAGAGACTGTAAGTGGGCATCAGACATAAAGCAGAGCTTCTGTCCTACCAGTCTAAAAGAAAGTGAAGTACCCAAAAGCCCTGAAGAACCATCTGTTAATTTTGCAATAAAAGGAAACTATGTGGACTGTGAGGAATCAAATGGggaggaggatgatgatgatgaagaggaACAAGAAGCCAATAAAGATGCAAAATCCACAACCACTTATGAAAGCCCTGTTGTATCAGTGAAATTGTGTGAAAAGATTGAAATACATGATACTCATTTAAAACAGGCAGCTCCTAAACCAGCAGATGAATATGTGCCCCACTGGAGTACATTCTTTCCTAATTCTGGGATCAGAGATGTCTCGGACACAGATGAATGCATTTCAGCTTCTGCAGAATGCAAAGATTTGCCTTCCCCAAAACTCTTTAGTGATTCAGATTCTGATTCAACTCATATTTCTTCCGTAAACTCCTCCCAATCCACCCATATATCTGAACAGGGCAGTCAAGGATGGGATAGTCAAGCTGACACCTTTCTGCTCTCTTCTCAAGAAAAGAAGGCTACCGACTTGTACACGTTAAAGAACTATTCATGCTTTATACCAAGTGCTGCAGTGTGTGTCAAAGACGTTTCTCAAGCTAAGGAAGTGGAAACTAGTGATCATAACAATGAGGGAACGAACAGCACCGACTGCCCACTGACAGCTGctgtaaacaaagaaaaatgctaTCCACACATTCACATAGAAGACAATAATGCAATAGTGAAGACAGACTCCCAGAGTTCCTCTGACTTTGAAATCCCTTCTACACCCGGTGCTGAACAGCCC